A window from Gemmatimonadota bacterium encodes these proteins:
- a CDS encoding type II toxin-antitoxin system RelE/ParE family toxin: protein MRHAVQLTAGAEHDLSSIYHHIAETHSERAAERVLQRLLELSRRLAAFPERGSHPRELLALGIREYRQLMMKPYRVIYRVMGEQVFIMLIADGRRDMQTLLVQRLLGA, encoded by the coding sequence ATGCGTCATGCCGTGCAGCTCACGGCAGGGGCGGAGCACGACCTCTCCTCGATCTACCACCACATCGCCGAGACGCACAGCGAGCGCGCCGCGGAGCGCGTGCTCCAGCGGCTGCTGGAGCTCAGTAGACGACTGGCCGCCTTTCCCGAGCGTGGCAGCCATCCGAGAGAGCTGCTCGCTCTGGGGATCCGCGAATACCGGCAGCTCATGATGAAGCCTTACCGGGTCATCTACCGTGTCATGGGTGAGCAGGTGTTCATCATGTTGATCGCCGACGGACGCCGCGACATGCAGACGCTCCTCGTGCAGCGGCTGCTTGGCGCATAG
- a CDS encoding type II toxin-antitoxin system Phd/YefM family antitoxin: MRYSSQVKPISYLKSHAAEVLRTLAESGEPLVITQNGEARAVIQDVASYQEIQETLALLKVLALGNREIEQGKVSPVEEVVQRLRAARKTAT; the protein is encoded by the coding sequence ATGCGCTATTCATCGCAGGTCAAGCCGATCAGCTATCTGAAGAGCCACGCCGCGGAGGTGCTGCGGACGCTCGCCGAATCGGGCGAGCCCCTGGTGATCACGCAGAATGGCGAGGCCCGGGCCGTTATCCAGGACGTGGCGTCGTACCAGGAGATCCAGGAGACCCTCGCGCTGCTGAAGGTTCTGGCGCTAGGCAATCGCGAGATCGAGCAGGGCAAGGTTTCTCCCGTGGAGGAGGTAGTGCAGCGGCTTCGTGCCGCGCGCAAGACCGCCACCTGA